The proteins below come from a single Salinivibrio kushneri genomic window:
- the mutS gene encoding DNA mismatch repair protein MutS: MMQQYLKLKAQHPEELLFYRMGDFYELFYDDAKRASQLLDISLTKRGSSGGEPIPMAGVPFHAVEGYLAKLVQLGEPVAICEQIGDPATSKGPVERQVVRIVTPGTVSDEALLSERVDNLVAALTCHNDQFGFATLDITSGRFVLTEPATYEQMQAELQRTQPAELLYPEDFPYPDLLAVSRGARRRPIWEFDLDTARSQLTGQFGTRDLVGFGVEDCALGLCAAGCVLQYAKETQRTALPHIRAIIKDQQDTSVVLDAATRRNLEITQNLAGGTDNTLADVLDRTTTPMGSRLLKRWLHQPLRDPQVLNQRLDAIGALLDSGLYIDLSAALKPVGDIERVLARLAMRSARPRDMARLRTALAQLPEIQARLTELDHSAFSDYLTATTPMPELQDLLNRAVVENPPVVIRDGGVIAPGYNAELDEWRDLSEGASRYLEELETREREQYGIDTLKVGYNQVHGFYIQISRAQSDRVPAHYIRRQTLKNAERYIIPELKEHEDKVLSSRSNALALEKRLWEELFDLLLPHLAQLQHASEALSGLDVLCNLAERAETLNYHRPVLTDKPGIDIEAGRHPVVEQVMNDPFIPNPIALSPERRMLIITGPNMGGKSTYMRQTALITLLSHIGAYVPADRATIGPVDRIFTRIGASDDLASGRSTFMVEMTETANILHNATANSLVLMDEIGRGTSTYDGLSLAWASAEWLAEKIQAMTLFATHYFELTELPGQMEGLVNVHLDAMEHGDDIAFMHAVQEGAASKSYGLAVASLAGVPKPVIRRAKHKLAQLEQSGHQTVHAEQTVGDPASAQLALLPEPSELDNAVDALNPDEMTPRQALDALYALKALQQSR; this comes from the coding sequence ATGATGCAACAGTACCTCAAACTCAAAGCGCAGCACCCTGAAGAGCTGCTGTTCTACCGCATGGGGGATTTTTACGAACTCTTTTACGACGATGCCAAACGTGCCTCTCAGCTTTTGGATATATCGCTGACTAAGCGCGGCAGTTCAGGCGGAGAACCGATCCCCATGGCGGGTGTGCCCTTTCATGCCGTGGAAGGATATTTAGCTAAGTTAGTGCAATTGGGCGAGCCGGTGGCGATTTGTGAGCAAATTGGCGATCCGGCCACGAGTAAAGGGCCGGTTGAGCGCCAGGTAGTGCGCATCGTCACCCCCGGTACGGTATCGGATGAAGCGCTGCTTAGCGAGCGGGTTGATAACTTGGTCGCCGCACTGACCTGTCATAACGACCAATTTGGTTTTGCCACCCTAGATATTACATCAGGGCGCTTCGTTCTGACTGAACCTGCCACCTACGAGCAAATGCAAGCTGAGCTGCAACGCACGCAACCGGCAGAGCTGCTTTACCCAGAAGACTTTCCCTACCCTGATTTACTTGCGGTGAGCCGCGGCGCAAGGCGCCGACCGATTTGGGAGTTCGATCTCGACACAGCTCGCAGTCAACTGACCGGTCAATTTGGCACGCGCGATTTAGTCGGCTTTGGCGTGGAAGACTGTGCGTTGGGGCTCTGTGCCGCCGGCTGTGTGTTGCAGTACGCCAAAGAAACACAGCGCACTGCGCTTCCCCATATCCGTGCCATCATCAAAGATCAGCAAGACACCTCTGTGGTGTTGGACGCTGCCACACGACGTAATTTAGAGATCACCCAAAACCTTGCTGGCGGCACCGACAATACGCTAGCTGACGTTTTGGATCGCACGACGACGCCGATGGGCAGTCGCTTACTGAAGCGTTGGCTGCATCAACCCCTGCGCGACCCTCAAGTGCTCAACCAGCGTTTGGATGCAATCGGTGCGCTACTTGATAGTGGTCTGTACATCGATTTAAGCGCCGCACTCAAACCGGTTGGCGACATTGAACGCGTACTGGCTCGCTTGGCAATGCGATCCGCTCGCCCGCGTGATATGGCAAGGTTGCGCACCGCGTTAGCACAGCTGCCTGAAATACAGGCACGGCTCACCGAGCTGGATCATAGTGCGTTTTCTGATTACCTCACCGCCACCACACCGATGCCAGAGCTGCAAGACTTACTCAACCGCGCAGTGGTCGAAAACCCGCCGGTAGTGATCCGTGATGGCGGCGTGATTGCGCCAGGTTACAACGCGGAACTGGATGAATGGCGTGATTTATCGGAAGGCGCATCACGCTACTTAGAAGAACTAGAAACCCGCGAGCGCGAACAATATGGCATCGATACCCTGAAGGTGGGTTATAACCAAGTTCATGGCTTTTACATTCAAATTAGCCGTGCGCAAAGTGACCGAGTGCCCGCGCACTATATCCGCCGGCAAACGCTTAAAAATGCTGAACGTTACATCATCCCCGAATTGAAAGAGCACGAAGATAAAGTCTTAAGCTCTCGTTCTAATGCATTAGCGTTAGAGAAACGGCTGTGGGAAGAGTTGTTTGATCTATTACTGCCACATTTGGCTCAACTGCAACATGCTTCTGAGGCATTGTCTGGCCTTGATGTTCTGTGCAACCTTGCTGAACGCGCTGAAACTCTCAATTATCATCGCCCAGTGCTCACCGATAAGCCGGGCATCGATATCGAAGCCGGCCGCCATCCAGTGGTAGAGCAAGTAATGAATGACCCCTTTATCCCTAACCCTATCGCCTTAAGCCCTGAGCGCCGAATGTTGATCATTACCGGACCGAATATGGGGGGTAAATCCACGTATATGCGCCAAACCGCGTTGATCACCTTGCTGAGTCATATTGGTGCTTATGTGCCCGCTGACCGTGCAACCATTGGGCCCGTCGATCGTATTTTCACTCGTATTGGCGCCTCTGATGATCTCGCTTCCGGCCGCTCAACCTTTATGGTGGAAATGACGGAAACCGCCAATATTCTCCACAATGCAACCGCTAACAGCTTGGTGTTGATGGACGAGATTGGCCGCGGTACCAGCACCTACGATGGCTTATCTTTGGCGTGGGCCAGCGCGGAATGGTTGGCAGAGAAAATCCAAGCGATGACCTTATTTGCCACCCACTACTTCGAGCTCACCGAACTGCCAGGGCAAATGGAAGGCTTGGTGAATGTGCATCTTGATGCCATGGAACATGGCGATGACATTGCGTTTATGCACGCTGTGCAGGAAGGGGCGGCCAGTAAATCATATGGCCTGGCGGTTGCAAGCCTCGCCGGCGTCCCCAAGCCGGTGATTCGTCGTGCCAAGCACAAACTGGCACAACTGGAGCAAAGCGGTCACCAAACGGTTCATGCTGAACAAACGGTCGGTGATCCAGCATCCGCTCAGCTCGCCTTGCTGCCTGAACCCAGCGAGCTGGATAACGCAGTCGATGCGTTAAACCCTGATGAGATGACGCCGCGTCAAGCCCTAGACGCCCTCTATGCGCTAAAGGCGTTACAGCAATCTCGCTAA
- a CDS encoding CinA family protein, whose amino-acid sequence MEQLFSLAKQLGDALLDAGLTVTTAESCTGGGIAYCLTDVPGSSQWFQQAWVTYSNQAKHQQVHVPDDLLTQYGAVSEPVVTAMAEGALNEAAADLAIAVSGVAGPSGGSADKPVGTVWFAWAWHGGETDTEVCHFEGDRRAVREQTVVHALSHALTRLSP is encoded by the coding sequence GTGGAACAGTTATTCTCGCTAGCAAAGCAACTCGGCGACGCCTTATTGGATGCGGGCTTAACGGTGACCACCGCAGAGTCTTGCACCGGTGGCGGTATTGCTTACTGCTTGACGGACGTGCCGGGTAGCTCGCAGTGGTTTCAGCAAGCTTGGGTCACCTACAGCAACCAGGCTAAGCATCAACAGGTGCATGTGCCAGACGATTTATTGACCCAATACGGCGCGGTCAGTGAGCCTGTGGTAACGGCCATGGCAGAGGGCGCACTCAATGAAGCTGCCGCTGACTTGGCGATTGCTGTTAGCGGTGTCGCTGGTCCGAGTGGTGGCAGTGCGGATAAACCTGTTGGCACCGTGTGGTTCGCATGGGCTTGGCATGGCGGCGAAACCGACACTGAAGTGTGTCATTTTGAGGGTGATAGGCGCGCGGTCCGTGAACAAACGGTCGTGCATGCCTTGTCACATGCTCTGACGCGCTTGTCTCCGTAA